A single genomic interval of Nocardioides palaemonis harbors:
- a CDS encoding ornithine cyclodeaminase — protein MGTSETVEVTGHLMDSGILSRILDDIRDYGGDYVIDRFDVGHEADDPSRARITVQAEDDASLQRLLMRLQTRGVNPLSPGEAATAPAERDGVLPDGFYSTTNLDTRVHLDGAWRMVENPEMDCGLVVLRAADGTVRIRTLPMADVRAGMEVVVGASGIQVATPEAGGALDPTAGADDDVLDKPQAVLVRQVADGMRRTRADGKRLLWVAGPGVVHTGAVPALVALIGAGFVDTLFAGNALATHDIESAIYGTSLGVDLTMSQGVEHGHEHHVRALNTVRKAGSIARAVADGTVTSGIMHALVTHGKDFVLVGSVRDDGPLPDVHTDVLEGQRAMRARIQDVGYCLMMATQLHSVATGNILPASVPLVCVDINPATVTKLTDRGSSHGRGIVTDVGLFLEQLALELVPDYRRA, from the coding sequence GTGGGGACGAGCGAGACCGTTGAGGTCACCGGACACCTGATGGACAGCGGGATCCTGTCGCGGATCCTCGACGACATCCGTGACTACGGCGGCGACTACGTCATCGACCGGTTCGACGTGGGCCACGAGGCCGACGACCCCAGCCGCGCGCGGATCACCGTCCAGGCCGAGGACGACGCGTCCCTCCAGCGACTGCTGATGCGGCTGCAGACGCGCGGCGTGAACCCGCTCTCCCCCGGCGAGGCCGCCACCGCGCCCGCGGAGCGCGACGGCGTGCTGCCCGACGGCTTCTACTCCACCACCAACCTCGACACCCGCGTGCACCTCGACGGCGCCTGGCGCATGGTGGAGAACCCCGAGATGGACTGCGGGCTCGTGGTGCTCCGCGCCGCCGACGGCACCGTGCGCATACGCACCCTGCCGATGGCCGACGTCCGCGCCGGCATGGAGGTGGTGGTGGGTGCCTCGGGCATCCAGGTCGCCACGCCCGAGGCCGGCGGCGCGCTGGATCCCACGGCCGGCGCCGACGACGACGTCCTCGACAAGCCCCAGGCCGTGCTCGTGCGCCAGGTGGCCGACGGCATGCGCCGCACCCGTGCCGACGGCAAGCGGCTGCTCTGGGTCGCCGGGCCCGGCGTGGTGCACACGGGTGCCGTGCCGGCGCTCGTGGCCCTCATCGGCGCCGGGTTCGTCGACACCCTGTTCGCCGGCAACGCGCTGGCCACCCACGACATCGAGTCGGCCATCTACGGCACCAGCCTGGGGGTCGACCTGACCATGTCGCAGGGTGTGGAGCACGGCCACGAGCACCACGTCCGCGCGCTCAACACCGTCCGCAAGGCGGGATCGATCGCCCGGGCGGTCGCCGACGGGACCGTGACGAGCGGGATCATGCACGCCCTGGTCACCCACGGGAAGGACTTCGTCCTCGTGGGCTCGGTCCGCGACGACGGCCCCCTGCCGGACGTCCACACCGACGTGCTCGAGGGCCAGCGCGCGATGCGTGCGCGGATCCAGGACGTCGGCTACTGCCTGATGATGGCCACCCAGCTCCACTCGGTCGCGACCGGCAACATCCTGCCGGCGAGCGTCCCGCTGGTGTGCGTCGACATCAACCCCGCCACGGTCACCAAGCTGACCGACCGCGGGTCGAGCCACGGGCGCGGCATCGTGACCGACGTCGGGCTGTTCCTCGAGCAGCTCGCGCTCGAGCTGGTGCCGGACTACCGCAGGGCCTGA
- a CDS encoding flavin reductase family protein: MTIHTTHPFLEPEGERDPVRRLRGRLAGTVSLWTAGTGSGREGLTVSSWMVAGGEPGRVLGLLDPDADLTEELVDGGRGVLQVLAWADRGLAEAFAGTAPAPGGPWRLAAWVDTDHGPRLAHAQTWALLSVESVAEVGWSRLVTCRIDEVVVGDDGDPLLHRRGRFVPPAADAD; the protein is encoded by the coding sequence GTGACGATCCACACCACCCATCCCTTCCTCGAGCCCGAGGGCGAGCGCGACCCCGTACGCCGGCTGCGCGGGCGGCTGGCCGGCACGGTGTCGCTCTGGACCGCCGGCACCGGCAGCGGCCGCGAGGGGCTCACCGTGTCGTCCTGGATGGTGGCGGGCGGCGAGCCCGGTCGCGTGCTGGGGCTGCTCGACCCCGACGCCGACCTCACCGAGGAGCTGGTGGACGGCGGCCGCGGGGTGCTGCAGGTGCTCGCCTGGGCGGACCGCGGCCTGGCCGAGGCGTTCGCGGGCACGGCGCCCGCGCCCGGCGGCCCCTGGCGGCTCGCCGCGTGGGTCGACACCGACCACGGACCGCGACTCGCGCACGCGCAGACCTGGGCGCTGCTCTCGGTGGAGTCCGTGGCCGAGGTGGGCTGGTCGCGCCTGGTGACCTGCCGGATCGACGAGGTGGTCGTCGGTGACGACGGCGACCCGCTCCTGCACCGGCGCGGCAGGTTCGTCCCGCCGGCCGCCGACGCGGACTAG
- a CDS encoding ROK family protein, producing the protein MSLPAAGVVVGVDIGGTKVLAGVVEPDGRVGATARRTTPGRRVRTGEVEDALVAAVLDATADRPLAAVGVAAAGFVDSAGERVMFAPHLPWQGEPLRDLLEQRLGCPVALDNDANCAARAEAHHGVARGASSALMITMGTGIGGALLLDGRVLRGANGMAGEFGHMQVVPEGRSCECGRQGCWEQYSSGNALVRDARALMAEQPSVLAEMAGVPEAVTGPMVTAAAEQGDLVARRAFASVGDWLGVGTANLVAALDPELVVVGGGVSAAGDRLLEPARAALRRSLVGGSHRTVPELVAGSLGPRSGMVGAALLAAQALR; encoded by the coding sequence GTGAGCCTGCCTGCCGCCGGCGTCGTGGTCGGTGTCGACATCGGGGGCACCAAGGTCCTGGCCGGCGTGGTCGAGCCCGATGGCCGGGTCGGCGCGACGGCGCGGCGTACCACCCCGGGCCGCCGGGTACGGACCGGCGAGGTCGAGGACGCGCTCGTGGCGGCCGTCCTCGACGCGACGGCCGACCGGCCGCTGGCCGCGGTCGGCGTGGCGGCCGCGGGCTTCGTCGACTCGGCGGGGGAGCGGGTCATGTTCGCCCCGCACCTGCCGTGGCAGGGCGAGCCCCTGCGCGACCTGCTGGAGCAGCGGCTGGGCTGCCCGGTCGCGCTCGACAATGACGCCAACTGCGCGGCCCGCGCGGAGGCGCACCACGGCGTGGCACGGGGGGCGTCGTCGGCCCTGATGATCACCATGGGCACCGGCATCGGTGGCGCGCTGCTGCTCGACGGCCGGGTGCTGCGCGGCGCGAACGGCATGGCGGGCGAGTTCGGCCACATGCAGGTCGTGCCGGAGGGTCGCTCCTGCGAGTGCGGCCGGCAGGGCTGCTGGGAGCAGTACTCCTCGGGCAACGCACTCGTGCGCGACGCCCGGGCGCTGATGGCCGAGCAGCCGTCGGTCCTCGCCGAGATGGCCGGCGTCCCCGAGGCGGTCACCGGCCCGATGGTGACCGCCGCGGCCGAGCAGGGCGACCTGGTCGCGCGTCGCGCGTTCGCGTCGGTCGGCGACTGGCTGGGCGTCGGCACCGCCAACCTGGTCGCCGCCCTCGACCCGGAGCTGGTGGTGGTCGGCGGCGGGGTGTCCGCGGCGGGGGACAGGCTGCTCGAGCCCGCCCGCGCGGCGCTGCGGCGCTCGCTGGTCGGGGGGAGCCACCGCACGGTCCCCGAGCTGGTGGCCGGGAGCCTCGGACCTCGGTCCGGGATGGTCGGTGCGGCGCTGCTCGCCGCTCAGGCCCTGCGGTAG
- a CDS encoding fused MFS/spermidine synthase yields the protein MTETTTDRAAHRRTGDATTVAGAVPGRGPAVAVLFAATSFLGAGLLFMVQPLAAKLVLPSFGGSATVWSTSSLLFQVLLLLGYVYAHVSTRRLGARWQPRAHLLLLALPLLALPIALPAQSAPAADGSPVLWLLRTLLLLVGLPFAVLSATGPLVQRWYAWSGGPRSDDPYFLFAGSNLGSFAGLLAYPFLVEPHLTLTQQRVGWSVAFVGFLVLMAGCALTVRRPAPGTRTTPAAARPAPPSRRQLARWCLWAFLPSSLMLSVTAHLSTDIAAVPLLWVLPLAAYLASFVAAFARTARSVPARLVVPCVSVAVTTGLTSALGSSRLAPVVVLVVVANVASVALAGFAAHARLAASRPEPEHLTLFYLVVSVGGALGGLLNGVVAPLLFDGTWEHLLTVALLPVLAVGVLPPAWTRRRVLAVVAAAVGGVAVVATLGLLLPDTFDAATTAILLGSVVLAVVTGWLTLRAPAALTVTLLLASLAVVVVEERASLLTERTFYGSYRVQEVDGTHRLLHGTTVHGSQFLDAGRAGTPTTYYATDGPLGDAVAASGARDLGVVGLGAGAIAAYDVDRVTFFEIDPVVADIARDPRWFGYLADSTAQVDVVVGDGRLAAAAVPEASYDLLALDAFSSDSIPVHVLTREGVQVFLDRVRPDGVLAVHISNRVFDLRPVLAAHARDLGLRAVMGTGGEGPGAVRSEWVVLTRSDAVADDLLARDRWEPLPSSPTVTWTDDYSSVLSVLR from the coding sequence GTGACTGAGACGACGACGGACCGGGCCGCCCACCGACGGACCGGGGACGCGACGACGGTCGCCGGTGCCGTCCCCGGCCGGGGACCTGCGGTGGCCGTGCTGTTCGCCGCCACCTCGTTCCTGGGTGCCGGCCTGCTGTTCATGGTGCAGCCGCTGGCCGCCAAGCTGGTCCTGCCGTCCTTCGGCGGCTCCGCGACCGTGTGGAGCACCAGCTCGCTGCTGTTCCAGGTGCTGCTGCTGCTCGGCTACGTCTACGCCCACGTCTCGACGCGGCGCCTCGGTGCGCGCTGGCAGCCCCGCGCCCACCTCCTCCTGCTCGCGCTGCCGCTGCTGGCGCTGCCGATCGCGCTGCCCGCCCAGTCGGCGCCCGCGGCCGACGGCAGTCCCGTGCTGTGGCTGCTGCGCACCCTCCTGCTGCTGGTGGGCCTGCCGTTCGCGGTGCTCTCGGCCACCGGCCCGCTCGTGCAGCGGTGGTACGCCTGGTCGGGCGGCCCGCGGTCGGACGACCCGTACTTCCTCTTCGCGGGCAGCAACCTCGGCAGCTTCGCGGGGCTGCTCGCCTACCCGTTCCTCGTCGAGCCCCACCTGACCCTGACCCAGCAGCGGGTGGGGTGGTCGGTCGCGTTCGTCGGGTTCCTCGTCCTGATGGCGGGCTGCGCGCTGACCGTGCGCCGCCCCGCGCCCGGGACGCGCACCACCCCCGCGGCGGCGCGCCCCGCTCCTCCCTCGCGCCGGCAGCTCGCGCGCTGGTGCCTGTGGGCCTTCCTGCCCTCCAGCCTGATGCTCTCGGTGACCGCCCACCTGTCGACCGACATCGCGGCGGTCCCGCTGCTCTGGGTGCTGCCGCTCGCCGCCTACCTCGCCTCGTTCGTCGCGGCCTTCGCCCGCACCGCGCGCAGCGTGCCGGCGCGGCTGGTCGTGCCCTGCGTGAGCGTCGCGGTGACGACCGGCCTCACGTCGGCCCTCGGCAGCTCACGGCTCGCGCCGGTCGTCGTGCTGGTCGTGGTCGCCAACGTGGCCTCGGTCGCGCTCGCGGGCTTCGCCGCCCACGCGCGGCTCGCGGCGAGCCGCCCGGAGCCGGAGCACCTCACGCTGTTCTACCTCGTCGTCTCGGTGGGTGGCGCGCTCGGCGGGCTGCTCAACGGCGTGGTCGCCCCCCTGCTGTTCGACGGCACGTGGGAGCACCTCCTCACCGTCGCCCTCCTGCCGGTGCTGGCCGTGGGCGTGCTGCCGCCCGCCTGGACCCGCCGCCGCGTCCTGGCCGTGGTCGCGGCCGCAGTGGGCGGCGTGGCCGTCGTCGCGACGCTCGGCCTGCTGCTCCCGGACACGTTCGACGCCGCGACGACCGCGATCCTGCTCGGCTCGGTGGTGCTCGCGGTCGTCACCGGCTGGCTGACGCTGCGCGCACCGGCGGCGCTGACCGTGACCCTGCTGCTCGCCTCCCTCGCGGTCGTCGTGGTGGAGGAGCGCGCGTCGCTGCTCACCGAGCGCACCTTCTACGGCAGCTACCGGGTGCAGGAGGTCGACGGCACCCACCGGTTGCTGCACGGCACGACCGTCCACGGCAGCCAGTTCCTCGACGCCGGTCGGGCCGGCACGCCCACGACCTACTACGCGACCGACGGGCCCCTCGGCGACGCCGTGGCCGCGAGCGGCGCCCGGGACCTCGGCGTCGTCGGGCTCGGCGCCGGGGCGATCGCCGCCTACGACGTCGACCGGGTCACCTTCTTCGAGATCGACCCGGTGGTCGCCGACATCGCGCGGGACCCGCGCTGGTTCGGCTACCTCGCGGACTCCACGGCCCAGGTCGACGTGGTCGTCGGCGACGGCCGCCTGGCTGCCGCGGCGGTGCCGGAGGCCTCCTACGACCTGCTGGCCCTCGACGCCTTCAGCTCCGACTCGATCCCGGTGCACGTGCTGACCCGCGAGGGCGTGCAGGTCTTCCTCGACCGGGTCCGTCCCGACGGCGTGCTCGCGGTCCACATCAGCAACCGCGTCTTCGACCTGCGCCCCGTCTTGGCCGCACACGCGCGCGACCTCGGCCTCCGCGCGGTCATGGGCACCGGCGGCGAGGGGCCGGGCGCGGTGCGCAGCGAGTGGGTCGTGCTGACCCGCTCCGACGCGGTGGCCGACGACCTGCTGGCGCGCGACCGCTGGGAGCCGCTGCCGTCGTCCCCGACCGTGACGTGGACCGACGACTACTCGTCGGTGCTCTCCGTCCTGCGCTGA
- a CDS encoding response regulator yields MVSVMVVDDHPMWRDAVERDLQAAGHDVVAVASNGREAMARFPAAAPRVVVLDLQLPDHSGVQVTSMMLEHDPSARVLILSASGEQADVLDAIKAGATGYLVKSASSAELIDAVVRVSEGDTVFTPGLAGLVLGEFRRIADGPADDPRDQLTERETEILRMVATGMSYKQIAARLVLSHRTVQNHVQNTLRKLQMNNRVQLTRWAIEHGLDETPED; encoded by the coding sequence ATGGTCAGCGTGATGGTGGTGGACGACCACCCGATGTGGCGCGACGCCGTGGAGCGCGACCTGCAGGCGGCGGGTCACGACGTGGTCGCGGTGGCCTCGAACGGCCGCGAGGCGATGGCGCGGTTCCCGGCCGCCGCCCCCCGCGTGGTCGTCCTCGACCTCCAGCTCCCCGACCACAGCGGGGTGCAGGTGACCAGCATGATGCTCGAGCACGACCCGAGCGCCCGGGTGCTCATCCTGTCCGCGAGCGGCGAGCAGGCCGACGTCCTCGACGCGATCAAGGCCGGCGCCACCGGCTACCTCGTGAAGTCGGCCTCGAGCGCCGAGCTGATCGACGCCGTCGTCCGGGTGTCCGAGGGCGACACCGTCTTCACCCCCGGCCTGGCCGGCCTGGTGCTGGGGGAGTTCCGCCGGATCGCAGACGGGCCGGCCGACGACCCGCGCGACCAGCTCACCGAGCGGGAGACCGAGATCCTCCGGATGGTCGCGACCGGCATGAGCTACAAGCAGATCGCGGCCCGACTCGTCCTCTCCCACCGCACGGTGCAGAACCACGTCCAGAACACCCTGCGCAAGCTCCAGATGAACAACCGCGTCCAGCTCACGCGCTGGGCGATCGAGCACGGCCTCGACGAGACCCCGGAGGACTGA
- a CDS encoding alpha/beta hydrolase has protein sequence MRIPFRGAPEAPLDPALVAPMSVPARPELTGGRRVGVLVQHGFTGNPFSVRPWAEDLAARGYAVEMPLLPGHGTRWQDLNRVGWADWVATVEGAYDRLAAENDAVVAVGLSMGGALCLRLAADKGDGLAGICLVNPAVDTLRKDVKALPVLKHVVPAFPGIANDIKKPGADEHGYPMTPLKAAASMFAGYAELRRDLPRITVPVLFFRSAEDHVVDISSSRALNAGLSSKDFEERVLEDSYHVATLDNDAPRIFAESADFIARVTAERS, from the coding sequence GTGAGGATCCCGTTCCGAGGCGCCCCGGAGGCGCCGCTCGACCCTGCCCTCGTCGCGCCGATGTCGGTGCCGGCCCGACCCGAGCTCACCGGCGGGCGCCGGGTCGGCGTGCTGGTCCAGCACGGCTTCACCGGCAACCCGTTCTCGGTGCGGCCGTGGGCCGAGGACCTGGCAGCTCGCGGCTACGCGGTCGAGATGCCGCTGCTGCCCGGCCACGGCACCCGCTGGCAGGACCTCAACCGGGTGGGGTGGGCCGACTGGGTCGCCACGGTGGAGGGGGCCTACGACAGGCTCGCGGCCGAGAACGACGCGGTGGTGGCCGTCGGGCTGTCGATGGGCGGCGCGCTGTGCCTGCGCCTCGCGGCCGACAAGGGCGACGGCCTGGCCGGCATCTGCCTGGTCAACCCCGCTGTCGACACCCTCCGCAAGGACGTCAAGGCGCTGCCGGTCCTCAAGCACGTCGTCCCGGCGTTCCCCGGCATCGCCAACGACATCAAGAAGCCCGGCGCCGACGAGCACGGCTACCCGATGACCCCGCTCAAGGCGGCCGCGTCGATGTTCGCCGGCTACGCCGAGCTGCGCCGCGACCTGCCGCGCATCACCGTCCCGGTGCTGTTCTTCCGCTCCGCGGAGGACCACGTCGTCGACATCTCCTCGTCGCGGGCGCTCAACGCCGGCCTGTCCTCGAAGGACTTCGAGGAGCGCGTCCTCGAGGACAGCTATCACGTCGCGACCCTCGACAACGACGCCCCGCGGATCTTCGCGGAGTCGGCGGACTTCATCGCGCGCGTTACGGCCGAGCGGAGCTAG
- the macS gene encoding MacS family sensor histidine kinase: MAVEDRLHSALAIVRVVVTVNMVGLNAYRRDNFDHPTVGLLVVVALVAWTGAAIWLYRDRTRRRPVLLVADLTVVLAALAVTPWVKSPEFNATIPGFYVMGALFAWAIHWHWRGGLVAAALIAAFDLLPRSDVDQGNYGNTFLILIGGPIVGFMCESLQRMARERDAAERAAAAAEERTRLARAVHDGVLQVLAMTQRRGTAAGGEWAELARLAGEQERGLRSLIRQQDTVPDAPGGRVDLAGALEAMATAHPVRVDVATPGSAVLVDARVAEETVAAVRACLDNVLAHAGADASAWVLAQAGPHEVTVSVRDDGPGIAAGRLEQAAADGRLGVASSIRGRIEDLGGAARVDSGSWGTEWELTVPVEPPA; the protein is encoded by the coding sequence CTGGCGGTCGAGGACCGGCTCCACTCCGCCCTCGCAATCGTGCGGGTGGTGGTGACGGTCAACATGGTGGGCCTCAACGCCTACCGTCGCGACAACTTCGACCACCCGACCGTCGGGCTCCTGGTGGTGGTCGCCCTCGTCGCGTGGACCGGCGCCGCGATCTGGCTCTACCGCGACCGCACGCGGCGCCGGCCCGTCCTGCTGGTGGCCGACCTCACCGTCGTGCTGGCCGCGCTCGCGGTCACCCCGTGGGTGAAGTCCCCGGAGTTCAACGCGACGATCCCCGGCTTCTACGTGATGGGCGCCCTGTTCGCGTGGGCGATCCACTGGCACTGGCGCGGCGGGCTCGTGGCGGCGGCCCTCATCGCCGCGTTCGACCTGCTGCCCCGCTCGGACGTCGACCAGGGCAACTACGGCAACACCTTCCTCATCCTGATCGGTGGCCCGATCGTCGGGTTCATGTGCGAGTCGCTGCAGCGGATGGCGCGCGAGCGGGACGCCGCGGAGCGGGCGGCCGCCGCCGCCGAGGAGCGGACCCGGCTGGCGCGCGCGGTGCACGACGGCGTGCTCCAGGTCCTCGCGATGACCCAGCGGCGCGGCACCGCCGCAGGCGGCGAGTGGGCCGAGCTCGCCCGGCTGGCCGGCGAGCAGGAGCGCGGGCTGCGCTCCCTCATCCGCCAGCAGGACACCGTGCCGGACGCACCCGGCGGCCGCGTCGACCTCGCCGGCGCCCTCGAGGCGATGGCCACCGCGCACCCGGTCCGGGTCGACGTCGCCACGCCGGGGTCGGCGGTGCTCGTCGACGCCCGGGTGGCCGAGGAGACCGTGGCCGCGGTCCGCGCGTGCCTCGACAACGTCCTGGCCCACGCCGGGGCGGACGCGTCGGCGTGGGTGCTCGCGCAGGCCGGCCCCCACGAGGTCACCGTCTCGGTGCGCGACGACGGACCCGGGATCGCTGCCGGTCGCCTCGAGCAGGCCGCCGCGGACGGCCGCCTCGGCGTCGCCTCGTCGATCCGCGGCCGGATCGAGGACCTGGGTGGTGCCGCGCGGGTCGACAGCGGGTCGTGGGGGACCGAGTGGGAGCTGACCGTCCCGGTCGAGCCTCCCGCGTGA
- a CDS encoding lysophospholipid acyltransferase family protein has protein sequence MLYWFLKWIALGPVLRLVFRPKAYGVEHVPADGPAILASNHLSYADWLFMPLTLNRRVTFVAKAEYFTTPGVKGWFQKKFFTGAGQVPIDRSGANAAEGAMKSAMKILAEGDLFGIYPEGTRSHDGRLYRGKTGVARLALESGAPVIPCAVVGTDVVAPTGKVYGTWTRPVVRFGKPLDFSRYAGMENDRYILRSITDEIMYEIMRLSEQEYVDLYATKAKELAKEQAREQAKEQAKEPEQPKQKAS, from the coding sequence GTGCTCTATTGGTTCCTGAAGTGGATCGCCCTCGGGCCCGTGCTGCGACTCGTCTTCCGGCCCAAGGCCTACGGGGTCGAGCACGTGCCGGCCGACGGACCGGCGATCCTGGCGAGCAACCACCTGTCCTACGCCGACTGGCTGTTCATGCCGCTCACCCTCAACCGGCGCGTCACCTTCGTCGCCAAGGCGGAGTACTTCACCACCCCCGGCGTCAAGGGCTGGTTCCAGAAGAAGTTCTTCACCGGCGCCGGGCAGGTGCCGATCGACCGCTCCGGGGCCAACGCGGCCGAGGGCGCGATGAAGTCGGCCATGAAGATCCTGGCCGAGGGCGACCTGTTCGGCATCTACCCCGAGGGGACCCGCTCGCACGACGGCCGGCTCTACCGCGGGAAGACCGGCGTCGCCCGCCTCGCGCTCGAGTCCGGCGCGCCGGTCATCCCGTGCGCCGTGGTCGGGACCGACGTGGTCGCTCCGACCGGCAAGGTCTACGGCACGTGGACGCGGCCGGTCGTGCGGTTCGGCAAGCCGCTCGACTTCTCCCGGTACGCCGGGATGGAGAACGACCGCTACATCCTGCGCTCGATCACCGACGAGATCATGTACGAGATCATGCGGCTCTCGGAGCAGGAGTACGTCGACCTCTACGCCACCAAGGCCAAGGAGCTCGCCAAGGAGCAGGCCAGGGAGCAGGCCAAGGAGCAGGCCAAGGAGCCGGAGCAGCCGAAGCAGAAGGCGTCCTGA